Within Patescibacteria group bacterium, the genomic segment CTTTATCAAATTTAAAAAACAAGACACGGTTATTTTCTCTTCTTCGGTAATCCCGGGCAACGAACGCACGGTCCAAAAACTCAAAGATTTAATTTATCGCCAAAGCGATAATGTTATTCATTCGGAAATTATGGATGTTCATGCTGGCGGTCATGCCACACCCGGTGATGTTCAAAAAATAATCCGCCAAATTAACCCTACTTACTTTATTCCGGTGTATGCCAATCATTACATGTTAAAAGAAGCCGCTAAATTGGCTCGTGAACTGGGGTATAATGATAAAAATATTTTTGTGCCTGATAATGGCTTAGTCATTGAATTCGGCCGCGGTACTGCCCGCAAGCTTGATCAAAAAATTGCCACTGATCCGGTTTTTGTGGATGGCTTGGGTGTTGGCGATGTTGGCAATGTTGTGCTTCGCGATCGCCAAGTGATGTCTCAAGACGGCATGCTGGTTGTTATTGTGGCTATTGACAGAAGCCGAAATTTAGTCAACAAGCCAGACATTATTTCCCGCGGCTTTGTCTACATGAAAAACTCTGAACAGTTAATGAGGGAAACTAAAGACAAAGTTTCTAAAATTGTTAATGGTTATACAAAAAGTCACAATATGGAAATAAACTGGTCGCCCTTGCGCGCTCGTATTCGGGATGAGGTTGGGCAATTTCTTTTTACTAAAACCGAGAGGCGACCGATGATACTGCCGGTTGTTATAGAAGTGTAACTAATCCAAGAAAAATTAAAAAAGGAGATGAATGATTATGTTCATTTTATTTATCAAGTTACAAAAAATTTCCCTAAACATGAATTATACGGAATAACCTCCCAAATTCGCCGAGCTGCTATGTTAATCATTCTAAACTATATTGAAGGTTATGCTAGAAAAAAACCGCTAGTTCGCTTAAATTTTCTAGAAATATCTTATGGGTCGCTTAAGGAATCAAAATATATA encodes:
- a CDS encoding four helix bundle protein; protein product: MNDYVHFIYQVTKNFPKHELYGITSQIRRAAMLIILNYIEGYARKKPLVRLNFLEISYGSLKESKYILHFSLIEKYLNIEDYKFGLKLAEEIGAMLWKEVENLDKATDSRK